DNA from Syntrophales bacterium:
AAGCTGCTCTGCAATTGAAAGATAAATACCAGGCCAAAGTGACGGCGGTGACTCTGGGAGTGTCAAGCGCCAAGAGTGCGATCAGGCACGCATTATCCATAGGAGCTGAGGAAGGAATCCATATTCAGCATGAGGCGGCAGGGGAACTGGATAGCTTCGAAACCGCCTCTGTCCTGACGAAGGCCATTGAAAAAATAGGCGATTATTCTCTAATCCTGTGCGGACGGCAGGCGGCGGACTGGGATGCCGGTCAGGTCGGTTCCATCATCGCCGAAAACCTCGGTATCCCTGTGGTAACCGTAGCGAGAAAGGTTGATTTGAAAGATAGTAAGGTGAGAGTAGAATCGGTGATTCAAGACGGTTACAGGGTCATCGAGGCGCCTATGCCGGCGCTGGTCACAGTTAGCAGCGAGATAGGCCTTCCCCGCCTCCCCACGGGTGCGGGGATTTTAAAGGCCAGCAGGATTAAAATCATAAACTGGAACGTTCAG
Protein-coding regions in this window:
- a CDS encoding electron transfer flavoprotein subunit beta/FixA family protein, with protein sequence MNIIVCIKQVPDPEIPPAKFRIDPEGKRVMPPEGVAPVTSVFDERAMEAALQLKDKYQAKVTAVTLGVSSAKSAIRHALSIGAEEGIHIQHEAAGELDSFETASVLTKAIEKIGDYSLILCGRQAADWDAGQVGSIIAENLGIPVVTVARKVDLKDSKVRVESVIQDGYRVIEAPMPALVTVSSEIGLPRLPTGAGILKASRIKIINWNVQDIGAELQGVKRSQLLRLYIPVRETKCQIIEADTVAEAAFELALRLRKAKII